A part of Arthrobacter dokdonellae genomic DNA contains:
- a CDS encoding methyltransferase domain-containing protein: protein MDNSVLDALICPVCGLEFMDVLPRETALACIDGHSFDIARQGYVNLLTGHGTKFTHDTSAMVAARDAFLDAGHYRELADALAGTVRNVLTGALEAPGRPAARHGTEAAHRPLILDAGTGTGWYLQQLLNKLGGDEAVDAVGLDISKFALRRAARRNPAAANLVWDLWQPLPVEAGRADVVLVVFAPRNAAEFARVLKPAGRLVVVTPRPGHLAEIARQAGLLGIQAEKEAALAASMDAHFELESSRPVDIALHLSPADVANVALMGPAGHHLAQQDVEQAAAALPRLTEATAQFTLSVFRPRPVDIRDSHVPAR from the coding sequence ATGGACAACAGCGTGCTCGACGCCCTCATCTGCCCCGTCTGCGGACTTGAATTCATGGACGTCCTCCCCAGAGAGACGGCGCTTGCGTGCATCGACGGGCACAGCTTCGACATCGCCCGCCAAGGCTACGTCAACCTGCTCACCGGGCACGGCACCAAATTCACCCACGACACGTCGGCCATGGTGGCAGCGCGCGACGCCTTTCTCGACGCCGGCCATTACCGGGAACTGGCCGACGCGCTCGCAGGCACGGTGCGCAACGTCCTCACGGGCGCGCTGGAAGCTCCCGGCCGGCCCGCGGCCCGGCACGGGACCGAAGCCGCGCACCGGCCCCTCATTCTCGACGCCGGGACCGGCACCGGCTGGTACCTGCAGCAGCTGTTGAACAAGTTGGGCGGCGATGAGGCCGTGGACGCCGTCGGGCTGGACATTTCCAAGTTCGCGCTGCGCCGGGCCGCCCGGCGCAACCCCGCCGCCGCCAATCTGGTCTGGGACCTGTGGCAGCCGCTGCCCGTGGAGGCCGGCCGGGCCGACGTCGTGCTGGTGGTCTTTGCGCCGAGGAACGCCGCCGAGTTTGCCCGGGTGCTCAAGCCTGCCGGGAGGCTGGTGGTCGTGACGCCGCGGCCGGGGCATCTCGCGGAGATCGCCCGGCAGGCCGGCCTGCTGGGCATCCAGGCGGAAAAGGAAGCGGCCCTCGCAGCCTCCATGGACGCGCACTTTGAGCTGGAAAGCAGCCGGCCGGTGGACATCGCCCTGCACCTCTCCCCTGCCGACGTGGCCAATGTGGCACTCATGGGACCTGCCGGGCACCACCTCGCGCAGCAGGATGTGGAACAGGCGGCCGCAGCGCTGCCCCGGCTGACGGAGGCGACGGCCCAATTCACCCTCTCAGTCTTCCGCCCCCGCCCCGTTGACATTCGAGATAGCCACGTCCCCGCCCGTTGA
- a CDS encoding polyprenol monophosphomannose synthase: MRVLTIIPTYNELESLPKTLSRLRAAAPHVDVLIADDNSPDGTGGIADDFAAADPQVHVLHRAGKAGLGAAYLAGFAWGLEAGYDVLVEMDADGSHQPEQLPLLLEAVDQGADLVLGSRWIPGGKVVNWPLHRKLISTCGSLYSRILLGISVRDITGGYRAFRRTTLEALDLAAVDSVGYGFQVDMLWRVCQKGMKVVEVPITFVEREFGASKMSGNIVQEAMFNVTKWGLTARWNKLTARNK, translated from the coding sequence TTGCGTGTCCTGACAATCATCCCCACGTACAACGAGCTGGAGTCGCTGCCCAAGACGCTCTCGCGGCTGCGCGCGGCAGCGCCCCATGTGGATGTGCTGATTGCCGACGACAACAGCCCGGACGGCACGGGTGGCATTGCCGATGACTTCGCCGCCGCCGACCCGCAGGTGCATGTGCTGCACCGGGCCGGCAAGGCGGGCCTCGGGGCCGCCTATTTGGCAGGGTTCGCCTGGGGGCTGGAAGCAGGCTACGACGTCCTGGTCGAAATGGACGCCGACGGCTCCCACCAGCCCGAACAGCTGCCCCTGCTGCTGGAGGCCGTCGACCAGGGCGCCGATCTCGTCTTGGGCTCGCGCTGGATTCCCGGCGGGAAGGTGGTCAACTGGCCGCTGCACCGCAAGCTGATCTCCACCTGCGGCAGCCTGTACTCACGGATTCTCCTCGGCATCTCCGTGCGGGACATCACCGGCGGCTACCGGGCCTTTCGCCGAACCACCCTGGAAGCCCTCGACCTGGCCGCCGTCGACTCGGTGGGCTATGGCTTCCAGGTGGACATGCTGTGGCGCGTGTGCCAAAAGGGCATGAAGGTGGTGGAAGTACCCATTACGTTTGTCGAAAGGGAATTTGGCGCGTCCAAGATGAGCGGCAACATTGTCCAGGAGGCCATGTTCAACGTCACGAAGTGGGGACTGACGGCGCGCTGGAACAAACTGACCGCGCGGAACAAGTAG
- a CDS encoding membrane protein YczE, protein MQRVFTTQNLPVRLVRLLAGLFLYGIAISLMIRGNIGASPWDVFAQGTSRTTGISFGLCTIIISGIVLLFWIPLKQKPGAGTIANAVLVGAFADLGLAVIPQASHLLFQVLLFAAGLFILAFATALYIGAGMGPGPRDGLMTGLVRVTGRPVWMIRTGIELTVVVVGFFMGGVVGAGTAAFALGVGPLTQVTLKWLQVDLHGKSSRTRMVDIDVPAAIQPGEEALCSGQGEPPLR, encoded by the coding sequence ATGCAGCGCGTGTTCACCACCCAAAACCTTCCCGTCCGCCTTGTCCGCCTGCTGGCGGGCCTGTTCCTGTATGGGATCGCCATCTCCCTGATGATCCGAGGCAATATCGGGGCCTCGCCCTGGGACGTGTTTGCGCAGGGCACCTCTCGGACCACGGGAATCTCCTTTGGGCTGTGCACCATCATCATCAGCGGAATCGTCCTGTTGTTCTGGATCCCGCTCAAGCAAAAGCCCGGGGCGGGCACCATCGCGAACGCGGTGCTGGTGGGAGCGTTTGCGGACCTGGGACTCGCCGTGATTCCGCAGGCCAGCCACTTGCTGTTCCAGGTCCTGCTTTTTGCGGCGGGCCTGTTCATCCTGGCCTTTGCCACGGCGCTCTACATTGGCGCAGGCATGGGTCCGGGCCCGCGCGACGGGCTCATGACCGGGCTGGTGCGCGTCACGGGCAGGCCGGTATGGATGATCCGCACCGGCATCGAACTGACAGTGGTGGTCGTCGGGTTCTTCATGGGCGGCGTTGTTGGTGCCGGCACCGCCGCGTTTGCGCTGGGTGTTGGCCCGCTGACCCAGGTGACGCTGAAGTGGCTCCAGGTGGACCTGCACGGCAAGTCTTCCAGGACGCGCATGGTGGACATTGACGTTCCGGCAGCCATCCAGCCCGGAGAGGAAGCACTCTGCAGCGGCCAAGGCGAACCGCCCCTGCGTTGA
- a CDS encoding peptide deformylase, whose translation MNGPVPGGRQLFTADDVRAAVAAVVESGALPAIVQAGHPVLRAQAVPFTGQLPETQLARLIDIMRDTMHAAPGVGLAAPQIGIPLQLAVLEDLYDVPEENAAARERRPLEFLAILNPRCTPVGTETASHYEGCLSMSGWQAVVDRAATIDLAYDDDHGVPAVRRLTGWQARIAQHETDHLSGTLYLDRAHTRSVTSDEEYAAHWARPDIAEARQVLHF comes from the coding sequence GTGAACGGGCCCGTCCCCGGCGGCCGGCAGCTTTTCACGGCCGACGACGTCCGGGCCGCCGTTGCCGCCGTCGTGGAGTCCGGCGCCCTGCCCGCCATCGTCCAGGCCGGGCACCCCGTGCTGCGCGCCCAGGCCGTGCCCTTCACCGGTCAACTCCCCGAGACGCAGCTGGCCCGGCTCATCGACATCATGCGCGACACCATGCACGCCGCGCCGGGCGTCGGCCTGGCGGCGCCCCAGATCGGCATCCCCTTGCAGCTGGCCGTCCTGGAGGACCTCTACGACGTTCCCGAGGAAAACGCCGCGGCCCGCGAGCGCCGGCCCCTGGAATTCCTGGCCATCCTCAACCCGCGCTGCACGCCGGTCGGGACGGAGACGGCGTCGCACTATGAAGGATGCCTCTCCATGTCCGGCTGGCAGGCGGTGGTGGACCGGGCCGCGACCATTGACCTGGCGTACGACGACGACCACGGGGTCCCAGCCGTCCGCCGACTCACGGGGTGGCAGGCAAGGATCGCCCAGCACGAGACCGACCACCTCTCCGGCACCCTGTACCTGGACCGGGCACACACGCGCTCGGTGACCTCCGATGAAGAATACGCCGCCCACTGGGCCCGGCCCGACATCGCCGAGGCCCGCCAGGTCCTGCACTTCTGA
- a CDS encoding GNAT family N-acetyltransferase → MENITTERLLLRPWQDSDIDFVYDLYSRWVVQRFIGNEPRVMESRTEAAERVARFKAVDHPVHGIWAVTRKEDGAPVGTLLLKPIPSSGEEPLQPSDDVEIGWHLHPDYWGSGFASEAAEAVLAHAFARGLNRVVAVTNPANEASQSVCRRLGMKEKGLSKKYYNATCALFVAKNPSVAA, encoded by the coding sequence ATGGAGAACATAACTACGGAACGACTTTTACTGCGGCCATGGCAAGACTCCGACATCGATTTTGTGTATGACCTGTACTCCCGATGGGTGGTCCAGCGCTTCATCGGCAACGAGCCACGCGTCATGGAGAGCCGCACGGAAGCGGCGGAGCGGGTTGCCCGGTTCAAGGCGGTCGACCACCCTGTGCACGGCATTTGGGCCGTGACGCGCAAGGAGGACGGGGCGCCGGTGGGAACACTGCTGCTCAAGCCCATCCCGTCGTCGGGGGAGGAGCCGCTCCAGCCCTCCGACGACGTGGAAATTGGCTGGCACCTGCATCCGGATTACTGGGGCAGCGGCTTTGCCTCGGAAGCTGCCGAGGCGGTCCTGGCCCATGCCTTCGCCCGCGGCCTGAACCGCGTGGTTGCCGTGACCAACCCGGCCAACGAGGCCTCCCAAAGCGTGTGCCGCCGTCTCGGGATGAAGGAAAAGGGGCTGTCCAAGAAGTACTACAACGCCACCTGCGCGTTGTTCGTGGCAAAGAACCCGTCTGTGGCCGCATAG
- a CDS encoding SPFH domain-containing protein: MPGGAGAVVWLFVVIVLLIFVVIVLVRSVRIIPQARAGVVERLGKYQRTLNPGLTVLIPFVDRLLPLLDLREQVVSFPPQPVITEDNLVVSIDTVVYFQVTDPRAATYEIANYIQAVEQLTTTTLRNVVGGLNLEEALTSRDQINGQLRGVLDEATGRWGIRVSRVELKAIDPPLSIQDSMEKQMRAERDRRAAILTAEGTKQSAILTAEGERQSSILKAEGDAKAAILRADGESQAIQKVFDAIHKGNPTQKLLAYQYLQTLPKIASGSSNKLWIIPSEVGEALKGIGNVLGTTVADTDDAADVTRDALP; the protein is encoded by the coding sequence ATGCCAGGTGGAGCCGGAGCAGTAGTGTGGCTTTTCGTTGTTATTGTCCTGCTGATATTCGTCGTTATTGTCCTTGTCCGGTCCGTGCGGATCATCCCGCAGGCCCGTGCCGGGGTCGTGGAACGGCTGGGAAAGTACCAGCGGACGCTCAATCCCGGCCTGACGGTGTTGATTCCGTTTGTTGACCGGCTGCTGCCGCTGCTGGACCTGCGCGAACAGGTGGTTTCGTTTCCGCCGCAACCGGTCATCACCGAGGACAACCTGGTGGTTTCCATCGACACCGTGGTCTACTTCCAGGTGACCGACCCCCGGGCAGCCACCTACGAAATCGCCAACTACATCCAGGCCGTGGAACAGCTGACCACCACCACGCTGCGTAACGTGGTGGGCGGGCTGAACCTTGAAGAAGCGCTGACCTCCCGTGACCAGATCAACGGCCAGCTGCGCGGCGTGCTCGATGAAGCAACCGGGCGCTGGGGCATCCGTGTCAGCCGCGTTGAGCTCAAGGCCATTGACCCGCCCCTGTCCATCCAGGACTCCATGGAGAAGCAGATGCGCGCAGAACGTGACCGCCGCGCCGCTATCCTGACGGCCGAGGGCACCAAGCAGTCGGCCATTTTGACTGCTGAAGGTGAGCGCCAGTCCTCCATCCTGAAGGCCGAGGGTGACGCCAAGGCGGCCATTCTTCGCGCCGACGGTGAGTCGCAGGCCATCCAGAAGGTCTTCGACGCCATCCACAAAGGCAACCCCACGCAGAAGCTGTTGGCCTACCAGTACCTGCAGACCTTGCCCAAGATTGCCTCAGGTTCCTCGAACAAGCTGTGGATCATTCCCAGCGAGGTGGGCGAGGCCTTGAAGGGCATCGGCAACGTGCTCGGCACCACCGTCGCGGACACGGACGACGCCGCCGACGTCACCCGGGATGCCCTGCCGTAG
- a CDS encoding NfeD family protein, which produces MLEWINDFGWIIWLTVFLLLAVAEMLTLNLYFILMSVGALAALVAFLFHAELWLQIVIFCVVALATTVLIRPLALAHLRRGPADSLSNVERLIGHHAVVLEAVSENSGLVKIGGDVWTARTRGGADVPAGAAVEVSAIDGATAIVSFPNVHKSPGTAATTA; this is translated from the coding sequence ATGCTCGAATGGATCAATGACTTCGGCTGGATCATCTGGCTGACAGTTTTCCTGCTGCTTGCAGTCGCTGAAATGCTCACGCTGAACCTGTACTTCATCTTGATGTCAGTCGGCGCCCTGGCTGCCCTCGTCGCCTTCCTGTTCCATGCCGAGCTGTGGCTGCAGATCGTCATCTTCTGCGTCGTGGCATTGGCAACAACGGTGCTCATCAGGCCGTTGGCGCTGGCGCACCTGCGTCGCGGGCCGGCCGACTCGCTCTCCAACGTCGAGCGTCTGATCGGGCACCACGCTGTGGTCCTGGAGGCAGTCAGCGAGAACAGCGGACTGGTGAAGATCGGCGGGGATGTCTGGACGGCGCGCACCCGTGGCGGTGCGGACGTGCCGGCGGGGGCCGCTGTGGAGGTATCCGCCATCGACGGCGCGACGGCGATCGTCAGCTTCCCCAACGTGCACAAGTCGCCGGGAACGGCCGCCACCACCGCCTAG
- a CDS encoding MocR-like transcription factor YczR, with protein sequence MSTLVTGRRLARELGEWRSTGPAYRALADRIRVLLLDGRLASGTRIPAERELSSALGLSRTTVAAAYSKLRDDGYLASVRGSGSTLVLPGLERGDHAPGSGLPLDFTKAVTLAYPGVAAAYAAAIEQLPAYLAHDGFDMVGMPDLREAIAQSYRNRGLSTSAEQIMVTTGAQHALNLVTRSLYSPGERVLVEQPTYPHALDTFASVGARMLSFPVSQDGGWDLSEAQLQLRRAAPSMAFLMPDFHNPTGKSMTIPEREFLAAAATREGTVLIADETTALLDIDRGALPPLACFSPGVITLGSLGKIAWGGLRIGWIRASRDVLARILRHRPAQDLGTPLVEQLAATSLVRELPVLAASRSRDLKLRRDMLVQLLGEQLPEWDVAVPDGGLSLWINTGTMSTSALALAARSEGLGLVPGPRFGLDGAFERFLRLPFGHDVEQLRDAVKVLGRISSSVGPDPLRMPLQAVI encoded by the coding sequence ATGAGCACGCTTGTTACTGGACGGCGCCTGGCCCGCGAGCTGGGCGAGTGGCGCTCCACCGGACCGGCCTACCGGGCCTTGGCGGACAGAATCCGGGTGCTTCTCCTGGACGGCCGGCTCGCCAGCGGCACCAGGATCCCCGCCGAACGCGAGCTCAGCAGTGCCCTCGGGCTGAGCCGCACCACTGTAGCGGCGGCGTACTCAAAGCTGCGCGACGACGGCTACCTCGCCAGCGTGCGCGGCTCCGGCAGCACCCTTGTCCTGCCCGGACTCGAACGGGGCGACCACGCGCCCGGCAGCGGGCTGCCGCTGGATTTCACGAAGGCCGTGACGCTTGCCTACCCCGGCGTGGCCGCCGCCTACGCCGCCGCCATCGAACAACTGCCCGCCTATCTCGCCCACGACGGCTTCGACATGGTGGGCATGCCGGACCTGCGCGAGGCCATTGCCCAAAGCTACCGGAACCGCGGACTGTCCACCTCGGCGGAGCAAATCATGGTGACCACCGGCGCCCAGCATGCACTGAACCTGGTGACACGCAGCCTGTACTCCCCCGGCGAAAGGGTCCTGGTGGAACAGCCCACCTACCCGCACGCACTGGACACCTTTGCCTCCGTGGGCGCGCGGATGCTGTCCTTCCCGGTGAGCCAGGATGGCGGCTGGGACCTGTCCGAGGCGCAGCTGCAGCTCCGCCGCGCGGCGCCGAGCATGGCCTTTCTCATGCCCGACTTCCACAACCCCACGGGAAAGAGCATGACCATTCCCGAACGGGAGTTCCTGGCGGCGGCCGCCACGCGTGAGGGGACCGTGCTGATTGCCGACGAGACCACTGCGCTATTGGACATCGACCGTGGCGCACTGCCGCCCCTGGCCTGCTTCTCTCCGGGCGTCATCACGCTGGGGTCGTTGGGCAAGATCGCCTGGGGCGGGCTGCGGATCGGCTGGATCCGCGCCTCCAGGGACGTCCTGGCGCGTATCCTGCGCCATCGCCCGGCGCAGGATCTGGGGACGCCCCTGGTGGAGCAGCTCGCGGCGACGTCCCTGGTCCGCGAGCTCCCGGTGCTGGCCGCCAGCAGGAGCCGGGACCTGAAGCTGCGGCGGGACATGCTGGTCCAGCTGTTGGGGGAACAGCTGCCGGAATGGGACGTCGCCGTGCCCGACGGCGGCCTGTCCCTGTGGATCAACACCGGAACCATGTCCACGTCCGCGCTCGCACTCGCCGCACGCAGTGAGGGCCTTGGCCTGGTGCCCGGCCCGCGTTTTGGTTTGGACGGCGCCTTTGAACGGTTTCTGCGCCTGCCCTTTGGCCACGACGTCGAGCAGTTGCGCGACGCCGTGAAGGTCCTTGGCCGCATCAGCTCCAGTGTGGGGCCGGACCCGCTGCGGATGCCGCTGCAGGCCGTGATTTGA
- a CDS encoding RNA polymerase-binding protein RbpA — MSDRSLRGMRLGAQSMETESGVEPAPRQRVEYRCADGEQVFVTFSSEAEIPAVWVSKTGKEALLVNGEAPDTSNDKPVRTHWDMLLERRSLPELETILADRLAILREKRGEKV; from the coding sequence ATGAGCGATCGTAGCTTGCGCGGCATGCGCCTGGGCGCACAGAGCATGGAGACCGAATCCGGCGTGGAGCCGGCACCGCGGCAACGCGTGGAATACCGCTGCGCGGACGGCGAGCAGGTGTTTGTAACCTTCTCCTCCGAGGCGGAGATCCCGGCGGTGTGGGTTTCCAAGACGGGCAAGGAGGCCCTGCTGGTCAACGGCGAGGCTCCCGACACGTCCAACGACAAGCCCGTGCGTACGCACTGGGACATGCTGCTGGAGCGCCGCTCGCTTCCCGAGCTGGAGACCATTCTGGCTGACCGTCTGGCAATCCTGCGCGAAAAGCGCGGCGAGAAGGTCTAG
- a CDS encoding aconitate hydratase, whose translation MSSNSFDARGELTVDGQVYEIHRLAAVEGSARLPYSLKVLLENLLRNEDGRLVTAEQVRAVGNWDPAAEANAEIQYTPARVLMQDFTGVPCVVDLVAMRDAMSDLGGDPTKINPLIPGELVIDHSVIADVFNVPTAFSINSEYEFKRNQERYQLLRWAQQSFNDFLVVPPDTGICHQVNLEYLARVVFTRERDGVRQAYPDTLVGTDSHTPMVNGLGVLGWGVGGIEAEAAMLGQPMSMLVPQVVGFKLTGELPEGTTATDLVLTVAELLRKTRVVGKFVEFFGPGVANVPLANRATLGNMSPEYGSTCAIFPIDQETLDYMRLTGRSDHQVKLVEAYAKEQGMWHDPGHTPDYSQVVELDLSTVESSIAGPKRPQDRIPLRSAKRAVRGLLAGESQETAVLAGGLDDAGDESFPASDPVAISDRIARDEPPRIFEDDGVELEWPSDPAELVLDGQELTLDHGDVVIAAITSCTNTSNPSVMIGAGLVAKKAVDLGLASKPWVKTTLAPGSRVVTDYLDRAGLTPYLEKLGFSLVGYGCTTCIGNSGPLIPAVSQAVNGNDLSVAAVLSGNRNFEGRIHPEVKMNFLASPPLVIAYALAGSMHVNLLNEPLGEGKGGNKVFLKDIWPTTAEIKSVVDASLEAQMFTDGYADVYHGDDNWRGMHVPEGDMFAWSDESSYVRKPPYFDGMTREPAPVQDITGARVLALLGDSVTTDHISPAGSIKKSSPAGQYLLEQGVEQADFNSYGSRRGNHNVMIRGTFANIRMRNLLVPGVEGGFTKRSSEGEVETIFDASNAYQAEGTPLVVIAGNDYGSGSSRDWAAKGTMLLGVKAVIAASFERIHRSNLIGMGVLPLQFKDGETAESLGLTGLETYSIVGLAGADPLPREVTVRVESDGASRDIATTLRIDTPAEEAYYVHGGILQYVLRQLLEA comes from the coding sequence ATGTCTTCCAACAGTTTCGATGCACGCGGTGAACTTACCGTCGACGGCCAGGTCTACGAAATCCACCGGCTGGCCGCGGTGGAGGGCTCGGCCCGGCTGCCATACAGCCTGAAGGTCCTGCTGGAGAACCTGCTCCGCAATGAGGACGGACGGCTGGTCACCGCCGAGCAGGTCCGTGCGGTGGGGAACTGGGACCCCGCGGCGGAGGCGAACGCGGAAATCCAGTACACGCCGGCCCGCGTGCTCATGCAGGACTTCACCGGCGTCCCCTGCGTGGTCGACCTGGTGGCCATGCGCGACGCGATGTCGGACCTGGGCGGGGACCCGACGAAGATCAATCCGCTGATCCCGGGGGAACTGGTCATTGACCACTCCGTCATTGCCGACGTCTTCAACGTCCCCACCGCGTTCTCCATCAACTCCGAGTATGAGTTCAAACGCAACCAGGAGCGCTACCAGCTGCTGCGCTGGGCCCAGCAGTCGTTCAACGACTTCCTGGTGGTGCCCCCGGACACGGGCATCTGCCACCAGGTCAATCTGGAATACCTCGCCCGCGTGGTGTTCACCAGGGAGCGCGACGGCGTCCGGCAGGCCTACCCCGACACCTTGGTCGGCACGGACTCGCACACGCCCATGGTGAACGGGCTGGGCGTGCTCGGCTGGGGCGTGGGCGGCATCGAGGCGGAGGCCGCCATGCTGGGCCAGCCGATGAGCATGCTGGTCCCGCAGGTGGTCGGCTTCAAGCTGACCGGCGAACTGCCCGAGGGAACCACCGCCACCGACCTCGTCCTCACCGTGGCCGAGCTGCTGCGCAAGACCCGCGTGGTGGGCAAGTTCGTGGAGTTCTTCGGCCCCGGCGTCGCGAACGTCCCCCTGGCCAACCGCGCCACCCTGGGCAACATGAGCCCCGAGTACGGCTCCACCTGCGCCATCTTCCCCATCGACCAGGAGACCTTGGATTACATGCGCCTGACCGGGCGCAGCGACCACCAGGTCAAGCTCGTGGAGGCCTACGCCAAGGAACAGGGCATGTGGCACGATCCCGGCCACACGCCGGACTACAGCCAGGTGGTCGAGTTGGACCTGTCCACCGTGGAGAGCTCCATCGCCGGGCCCAAGCGCCCCCAGGACCGGATTCCGCTGCGCAGCGCCAAGCGCGCCGTGCGCGGACTGCTGGCGGGGGAGTCCCAGGAAACGGCCGTGCTGGCGGGCGGGCTGGACGACGCCGGGGACGAGTCCTTCCCGGCCAGCGACCCCGTGGCCATCAGCGACAGGATTGCCCGCGACGAGCCGCCGCGCATCTTCGAGGACGACGGCGTCGAACTTGAGTGGCCCAGCGACCCGGCGGAGCTGGTCCTGGACGGGCAGGAGCTGACCCTGGACCATGGCGACGTGGTCATCGCGGCCATCACGTCGTGCACCAACACGTCCAACCCGTCAGTGATGATCGGCGCCGGGCTGGTGGCCAAGAAGGCCGTGGACCTGGGGCTGGCCAGCAAGCCGTGGGTCAAGACCACCCTGGCCCCCGGTTCCCGCGTGGTCACGGACTACCTTGACCGCGCCGGCCTCACGCCCTACCTGGAAAAGCTCGGCTTCAGCCTGGTCGGCTACGGATGCACCACCTGCATCGGCAACTCCGGCCCGCTCATCCCGGCCGTCAGCCAGGCCGTGAACGGCAACGACCTCTCCGTGGCCGCCGTCCTCTCCGGCAACCGCAACTTTGAAGGCCGCATCCACCCGGAGGTGAAGATGAACTTCCTCGCCTCGCCGCCGCTGGTGATCGCCTATGCGCTCGCAGGCAGCATGCACGTGAACCTGCTCAACGAACCCCTCGGCGAGGGCAAGGGCGGAAACAAGGTTTTCCTCAAGGACATCTGGCCGACGACGGCGGAAATCAAGTCCGTGGTCGACGCCAGCCTGGAGGCGCAAATGTTTACGGACGGCTACGCGGATGTGTACCACGGCGACGACAACTGGCGCGGCATGCACGTCCCCGAAGGAGACATGTTCGCCTGGTCCGACGAGTCCAGCTACGTGCGCAAGCCGCCATATTTTGACGGCATGACGCGCGAGCCCGCGCCCGTGCAGGACATCACCGGCGCGCGCGTGCTGGCCCTGCTGGGGGACTCGGTCACCACGGACCACATCTCCCCGGCGGGCAGCATCAAGAAGTCCTCGCCCGCCGGCCAGTACCTCCTGGAACAGGGCGTGGAACAGGCCGACTTCAACTCCTACGGCTCCCGGCGCGGGAACCACAACGTGATGATCCGCGGCACCTTCGCCAACATCCGAATGCGCAACCTGCTGGTGCCTGGGGTCGAGGGCGGCTTCACGAAGCGTTCGTCGGAGGGGGAGGTGGAGACCATCTTTGACGCGTCCAACGCATACCAGGCAGAAGGGACGCCGCTGGTGGTCATCGCCGGCAACGACTACGGCTCCGGGTCCTCCCGCGACTGGGCGGCGAAGGGCACCATGCTGCTGGGCGTGAAGGCCGTCATCGCGGCGTCGTTTGAGCGCATCCACCGCTCCAACCTGATCGGCATGGGCGTGCTGCCCCTCCAGTTCAAGGACGGGGAGACCGCGGAATCGCTCGGTCTGACGGGGTTGGAGACGTATTCGATTGTGGGTCTGGCAGGGGCGGATCCGCTGCCGCGTGAGGTCACGGTGCGTGTCGAGTCCGACGGCGCATCCCGTGACATCGCCACCACGCTGCGGATCGACACCCCGGCCGAAGAGGCCTATTACGTGCACGGCGGCATCCTGCAGTATGTGCTGCGCCAGCTGCTGGAGGCGTAG